In Arachis hypogaea cultivar Tifrunner chromosome 17, arahy.Tifrunner.gnm2.J5K5, whole genome shotgun sequence, a single window of DNA contains:
- the LOC112766033 gene encoding F-box protein SKIP23 translates to MGMDWSDLPPEIIEIIAGNLPTYGDYLRFRAACRCWHSFLPQSPLHLRPQLPWLMLSRRAFFHLSTYKTHLLNLPEASIRTRNCGSSHGWLVSLNEESPSVSLLNPLTRATRSLPPLNAFPSVIGFNYSNVGREYLVRNHHGGVDSFNLRQMCNSFVRKIVLSSSPSGNSEFSAFAIVGERNLAFCRSGDDSWIFVSEELHCWEDAVHHDGSNSFYAVSKEGTVAVCCVDDDCFPPRVSIIQTVASARFSGDIHYAVFSGEDMMLVSRILEQEFDDAGGESNLVYRTVGFEIFEMNWCAFKWQKVESLGDRALFIGGNSSLSLVAASVGCLGDCIYFTDDYSDFNYDDACGKHDLGIFRLWDQGIEPLPCYPRNSYSRLGWPLPIWVSPNPS, encoded by the coding sequence ATGGGCATGGACTGGAGTGACCTACCACCGGAGATTATCGAAATTATCGCCGGAAACTTACCAACCTATGGCGACTACCTCCGATTCAGGGCCGCATGCCGGTGCTGGCACTCGTTTCTCCCACAATCACCTCTCCACCTCCGTCCTCAGCTCCCATGGCTCATGCTCTCACGGCGAGCCTTCTTCCACCTCTCCACATACAAGACTCACCTCCTCAACCTTCCAGAAGCTTCCATCCGAACCCGAAACTGCGGCTCCTCCCACGGCTGGCTCGTCTCTCTCAACGAAGAGTCCCCCAGCGTCAGCCTCCTCAACCCTCTCACGCGCGCCACGCGCTCTCTCCCTCCACTCAACGCTTTCCCCAGCGTCATCGGTTTCAATTACTCCAACGTCGGTCGAGAATACCTCGTTCGGAACCACCATGGCGGCGTTGACTCCTTCAATCTAAGGCAGATGTGCAACTCCTTCGTCAGAAAGATCGTCTTATCCTCGAGCCCTTCAGGGAACAGCGAATTCTCGGCGTTTGCGATTGTCGGTGAACGGAACCTGGCGTTCTGTAGAAGCGGCGATGATTCTTGGATTTTCGTTAGCGAAGAACTTCACTGCTGGGAAGACGCGGTTCATCACGATGGCTCAAACTCGTTCTATGCGGTGAGCAAAGAAGGAACGGTTGCGGTGTGTTGTGTTGATGATGATTGTTTTCCTCCTCGTGTATCGATCATTCAGACCGTGGCGTCGGCGAGATTCTCCGGCGATATTCACTACGCGGTTTTTTCCGGCGAGGACATGATGTTGGTGTCGCGGATTCTGGAACAGGAGTTCGATGATGCAGGCGGTGAGTCCAATTTGGTGTATAGAACCGTGGGGTTTGAAATCTTTGAGATGAATTGGTGTGCGTTTAAATGGCAAAAGGTTGAAAGTTTGGGCGATCGCGCTCTGTTTATTGGAGGGAACTCTTCGCTTTCGTTAGTTGCTGCTTCTGTTGGGTGTTTGGGGGATTGCATATATTTCACTGATGATTATTCGGATTTTAATTATGATGATGCTTGTGGGAAGCATGATTTGGGGATCTTCAGATTATGGGACCAAGGTATTGAGCCTTTGCCATGCTATCCCCGAAATTCATATTCTAGGTTGGGTTGGCCTCTCCCAATTTGGGTTTCACCTAATCCCTCTTAA